A window from Kluyveromyces lactis strain NRRL Y-1140 chromosome E complete sequence encodes these proteins:
- a CDS encoding uncharacterized protein (similar to uniprot|Q08989 Saccharomyces cerevisiae YPL277C Hypothetical ORFs) yields MDSTFISNLKSAPNGLLSKVLLVGIFVNAWYFYYLTFNSSKSTGISFKYGDSFSEAPGAEISVSNFRDFVRPLDRDNSSAIFNTINDALKQRNSDIHSVGVSFIPAVIPQGTLLYHAGVSEIPDSFEWVAFDYEFSLNFGTRRQSRGRASGNRNSNGHGPGGGPGGGPGGAKPGGGPGGGPGGAKPGAVKRAETEEEKKDQNKRFSQTASLLTFQATRDLNKVIIFDGGSAAKSTSGEIDTQQLWSNVIAKQSGDTTNDTEYHMPERLYASRICEWGKPLGLDGFIRVELAFEMVICDFSRGLELVSNTTILSNSDFVGLPPAVSLTKENGWPIGDDGKIIEDQLTDEQKKVLDQEDVYDKYLGELGAGGTYDHSKAGQFRDEGERRARIDFRYMITGINRTWLNPNPNARRLISDTVPFSLHEEIVEDLKQVLSSDTGFDWRQSTDWQNVARDIIGKFTPMLLSVHDTLKSGTGTAAERARKASLYYTNFVRRFQDTDQSFEKSKEFAVYQYATPMVPLRTDSDFLIWSAFVNVMTDVIDVIFGAEKSLQSVINASLEGSTPADIDNVVNDVIASIHELIVNLKWVELSYRCAENCGYDGFCYTPSWGPSAFGWMNPNVKNNPETGLRWDDSINRYVVDEKQQCVNLDTILNFKRQA; encoded by the coding sequence ATGGATTCTACGTTTATCTCCAATTTAAAGAGCGCTCCTAATGGGCTTCTTTCCAAAGTTTTGTTGGTTGGAATCTTTGTCAATGCCTGGTACTTTTATTACCTCACTTTTAATTCAAGTAAATCTACCGGTATTAGTTTCAAGTATGGTGACAGTTTCAGTGAGGCACCAGGTGCTGAAATAAGTGTTTCAAATTTTAGAGATTTTGTTCGTCCTTTGGACAGAGACAACAGCAGTGCCATTTTTAACACTATAAATGACGCcttgaaacaaagaaattctgACATTCATTCTGTTGGTGTTTCCTTCATCCCTGCGGTGATTCCACAGGGAACATTATTATACCATGCTGGTGTAAGTGAAATTCCTGATTCGTTTGAATGGGTTGCATTTGACTATGAGTTTAGTTTGAATTTCGGAACTAGACGTCAGTCTAGGGGTAGAGCCTCGGGGAACCGAAACTCTAATGGACATGGGCCTGGTGGTGGACCTGGTGGTGGACCTGGTGGTGCAAAGCCTGGTGGTGGACCTGGTGGTGGACCTGGTGGTGCAAAGCCTGGTGCTGTGAAGAGGGCCGAAACGGAAGAGGAGAAGAAGGACCAGAACAAGAGATTTTCTCAGACTGCCAGTTTGTTGACGTTCCAAGCTACTAGAGACTTAAACAAAGTTATAATATTTGACGGTGGTAGTGCAGCCAAGAGTACTTCTGGCGAAATTGACACGCAGCAATTATGGTCTAATGTTATTGCCAAGCAAAGTGGGGATACGACAAATGACACCGAGTACCATATGCCTGAACGTTTGTACGCCAGTAGAATTTGTGAATGGGGCAAACCACTTGGACTTGATGGTTTCATCAGAGTTGAACTTGCCTTCGAAATGGTGATTTGTGATTTTAGTAGGGGATTAGAACTTGTAAGCAACACAACCATCCTTTCCAACAGTGACTTTGTGGGATTACCACCAGCTGTTTCCTTAACCAAGGAGAACGGATGGCCGATTGGTGATGATGgaaaaatcattgaagacCAGTTGACCGACgaacaaaagaaggtttTGGATCAAGAAGACGTTTACGATAAATACTTAGGTGAATTAGGTGCTGGTGGTACCTACGATCATTCTAAGGCTGGTCAGTTCCGTGATGAAGGTGAGCGCAGAGCTAGAATTGATTTCAGATATATGATTACTGGTATTAATAGAACGTGGCTAAATCCTAACCCTAACGCAAGAAGATTAATCTCTGACACGGTGCCATTTTCACTGCATGAAGAGattgttgaagatttgaaacaAGTCTTGTCCTCAGATACTGGCTTTGATTGGCGTCAATCCACTGACTGGCAAAACGTTGCTAGAGACATTATTGGCAAATTCACACCAATGCTTTTGAGTGTGCATGACACTCTCAAATCCGGTACCGGTACTGCCGCGGAAAGAGCTCGGAAGGCGTCATTATACTATACCAATTTCGTTAGAAGGTTCCAGGATACTGACCAATCCTTTGAAAAAAGCAAAGAGTTCGCTGTTTATCAATACGCTACCCCAATGGTACCTTTAAGAACTGATTCTGACTTTTTGATCTGGTCTGCATTCGTCAATGTGATGACAGATGTCATCGATGTTATCTTCGGTGCTGAGAAATCTCTTCAATCGGTAATTAATGCATCTTTAGAAGGAAGTACACCTGCTGATATTGACAACGTGGTTAACGATGTCATAGCCTCGATTCATGAACTGATTGTAAACCTAAAATGGGTCGAATTAAGCTATCGTTGCGCTGAGAATTGTGGCTACGATGGATTCTGCTATACTCCATCGTGGGGCCCAAGTGCATTTGGATGGATGAATCCAAATGTGAAGAACAATCCTGAAACAGGTCTAAGGTGGGACGACTCCATTAACCGTTATGTCGTCGACGAAAAACAACAATGTGTTAATCTCGACACAATCTTGAACTTCAAACGTCAGGCTTAA
- a CDS encoding uncharacterized protein (no similarity), with protein MQLRMVASNNGMLSNQDESTFIDEPAMSTDGTQRILQVSSPKIDTDNHNIEYESIKSKDKKKHKKRKSKRHSKGRHKMKYRVDKPRYHDDAKYDADIADNNNGKALNKFFPGILIGTFIGSAVTNFILEGLK; from the coding sequence ATGCAACTGAGAATGGTTGCTTCAAATAATGGAATGTTATCAAATCAAGATGAATCAACTTTTATTGATGAGCCCGCCATGAGCACTGATGGTACACAGAGAATACTACAAGTCAGTTCCCCCAAGATCGATACAGATAATCACAATATAGAGTACGAGAGTATTAAAAGCaaggataagaagaaacataagaagaggaagagcAAGAGGCATTCTAAAGGAAGACacaaaatgaaatatcGAGTTGACAAACCTCGGTACCACGATGATGCAAAATATGACGCTGATATTGCTGACAATAATAACGGAAAGGCATTGAATAAATTCTTCCCTGGTATCTTAATAGGAACTTTCATTGGTTCAGCTGTCACTAACTTTATATTGGAAGGGTTAAAGTAG
- the NAB3 gene encoding Nab3p (similar to uniprot|P38996 Saccharomyces cerevisiae YPL190C NAB3 Single stranded DNA binding protein acidic ribonucleoprotein required for termination of non-poly(A) transcripts and efficient splicing interacts with Nrd1p), whose protein sequence is MSVESASNKSSAEPAQGETPILNNEEVTEITQPAAVETDGQLEHPEDGSNNTPVNSELQAGSDVQAEQPIHVEAPEEVAASEEEQQHPDVPETAVELKGEQEEVNNGAGGAENSPVSSPSSSSSPSSSDTGGDDDEVEREEEEQEEKLTNDIESEEKQLPGESDNIDKALLEKQFKLIKEACILQNPSFKNASEQEQISALIAILNSDPQTAMPHAAPVATSTTTAASESKGKNVRFPRPNMSQPMSAEEKERYSEYLNGETKITEIQSFPPKSRLFIGNLPLKNVTKEDLFRIFSPYGHIFQINIKNAFGFIQYDNQRSVLDAIECESEEMNFGKKLILEVSSSNARPQFDHGDHGSNTSSTYVTSSKRNYDNEENDDEDMYSDNHYKKSKKRTPQCLIYVKKAADRTYAYSVFTNLSKKTGLETDMVILKPRMELRKLVNEAAYDGVWGVVLVNKNKNIDVQTFYLGPSGETKSDEYVAVSIDEAISIFNNIKATKIGLPARSPVMNAQPYGMQPHNVMPQQPYGYMPPQQQYPGNMPMMPQQQMYGNMPPTQNYGMPPPPPPQQGHGYQGYPQHPQMMPQQGGLDQNQLLAALQNLPPNVVLNLLQLAQQPNQQQQQQALGVIQQIQAGIPLQQQQQQQLQQQSHPQQSPPQQPQQPQQLQQHQQPQQPPQPPQPPQPPQQQSPYGNYIPPQTQQDNRSSQDNGNSQQHTQTQAQAQAQNNNNVQSLLDSLAKLQK, encoded by the coding sequence ATGTCTGTCGAATCTGCTTCAAACAAGAGTTCAGCCGAACCTGCCCAGGGGGAGACACCGATTCtgaataatgaagaagtaACTGAAATTACACAACCTGCTGCAGTAGAAACAGATGGACAGCTAGAGCATCCAGAAGATGGTAGCAACAACACTCCTGTTAACAGCGAATTGCAGGCAGGTTCGGATGTTCAAGCGGAACAACCAATTCATGTAGAGGCTCCAGAAGAGGTTGCCGCTTCTGAGgaagaacaacaacatcCAGATGTCCCCGAAACTGCTGTGGAGCTTAAAGGcgaacaagaagaagtcaaTAATGGTGCTGGCGGTGCAGAAAACTCTCCCGTTTCTTCCCCATCTTCTAGTTCTTCTCCTTCAAGTAGTGACACTGGTGgtgacgatgatgaagtcgaaagagaagaagaagagcaagaaGAGAAACTGACAAACGATATCGAAAGTGAGGAAAAACAATTGCCTGGAGAATCAGACAATATTGATAAAGCTCTCCTTGAGAAACAGTTCAAACTAATCAAGGAAGCTTGTATTTTGCAAAACccttctttcaaaaatgcTTCCGAGCAAGAACAAATTTCTGCTTTAATTGCTATTCTCAACTCTGATCCTCAGACAGCAATGCCGCATGCGGCTCCTGTTGCCACTTCTACTACAACGGCAGCATCCGAATCAAAAGGCAAGAACGTTCGTTTCCCACGTCCAAACATGTCCCAGCCAATGTCTGCCGAGGAGAAGGAGAGATATTCAGAATATTTAAACGGTGAGACTAAGATTACAGAGATTCAATCTTTTCCACCAAAATCAAGATTGTTCATTGGTAACTTACCTCTGAAAAACGTTACGAAAGAGGACTTATTCCGTATATTCTCACCTTATGGtcatatttttcaaatcaacatCAAGAATGCTTTTGGTTTCATTCAGTACGATAACCAAAGATCCGTGCTAGATGCCATTGAATGTGAATCTGAGGAAATGAATTTCGGTAAGAAGCTAATCTTAGAAGTTTCAAGTTCTAATGCTAGACCACAATTTGACCATGGTGACCACGGTTCTAATACCAGTTCCACCTACGTCACTTCAAGCAAGAGAAACTACGATAACGAGGAAAACGACGATGAAGACATGTACAGCGATAATCATTACAAGAAGTCAAAGAAGCGTACTCCACAATGTCTAATATACGTCAAGAAGGCCGCAGATCGTACATATGCGTACAGTGTTTTTACCAATTTAAGCAAAAAAACCGGTTTGGAAACGGATATGGTAATCTTGAAACCAAGAATGGAACTAAGGAAATTGGTTAACGAAGCAGCATACGATGGTGTGTGGGGTGTGGTCCTCgtgaacaagaacaaaaacatCGACGTTCAAACTTTCTACCTGGGTCCATCAGGTGAAACCAAATCCGACGAATATGTTGCTGTTTCGATTGATGAAGCCATTTCtattttcaacaatataAAGGCAACGAAAATAGGGCTTCCAGCAAGATCACCTGTAATGAATGCCCAACCGTATGGAATGCAGCCACATAACGTCATGCCGCAGCAACCATACGGATACATGCCTCCGCAACAACAATACCCAGGTAACATGCCTATGATGcctcaacaacaaatgTATGGTAACATGCCACCCACCCAAAACTATGGAATgccaccaccaccacccCCACAACAGGGCCACGGTTACCAGGGATATCCGCAACATCCACAGATGATGCCACAACAAGGCGGACTTGATCAAAACCAATTGTTGGCTGCGTTACAAAATCTTCCACCAAACGTTGTCTTGAATCTACTGCAACTAGCCCAACAACcaaatcaacaacagcagcaacaagCGTTAGGTGTTATCCAACAAATACAAGCTGGAATACCATtgcagcaacagcagcaacagcagtTACAACAGCAGTCGCATCCTCAGCAATCGCCGCCTCAACAGCCTCAACAGCCTCAACAGCTTCAACAGCACCAACAGCCTCAACAACCTCCGCAACCTCCGCAACCTCCGCAACCTCCGCAACAGCAATCGCCTTACGGTAATTACATACCACCCCAGACCCAACAAGATAACCGTTCCTCCCAAGATAACGGTAACTCCCAACAGCACACCCAAACGCAAGCACAGGCTCAAGCACAAAATAACAACAACGTCCAATCTCTCTTGGACTCTCTTGCCAAACTACAAAAATAA
- the MIY3 gene encoding Miy3p (similar to uniprot|P53155 Saccharomyces cerevisiae YGL082W and similar to uniprot|Q08930 Saccharomyces cerevisiae YPL191C Hypothetical ORFs): MEFETKTIKVDGLTRNILLQNENGPCALVALTNVLVLSPQHKLDANELIQLINSNRKVTLEDLITTLANIGVMMDNGQSEDVNELLQLLPQLHTGLNVNPAFNGTFQDDQALALFRLFQVSLVHGWIVDPTRNEQQYHSVSHYSYDDAQNLLVHAYDIQNNGLQVENSEQILQDAQYLKSFLARSATQLTEYGIQHLQQLLQEHSYSVFFRNDHFSTIHKNNGGLYVLVTDLGFKKASNIVWQSLKSVKGNQDSFFTSEFLLTTLEQATASGLDPNSNGSQLDEETPMTDEQLARLLQEEEDARAVRGIRSRQDRRAAATASSNEAKSAKKGKNKKAEKKKKKKCVIL; encoded by the coding sequence AtggaatttgaaaccaaaacaataaaGGTCGATGGTTTGACCAGGAACATCTTGCTCCAGAATGAGAATGGACCATGTGCACTAGTTGCTTTGACAAATGTGTTGGTTTTATCACCGCAACATAAGTTAGATGCTAACGAATTGATTCAACtaatcaattcaaatagGAAGGTGActcttgaagatttgataaCAACATTGGCAAATATCGGTGTTATGATGGACAATGGCCAGTCGGAAGATGTGAACGAACTTTTACAATTATTGCCACAGCTACATACTGGTCTTAACGTCAATCCGGCTTTCAATGGTACATTTCAAGATGATCAAGCGTTAGCACTTTTTAGACTCTTCCAAGTGTCATTGGTTCATGGATGGATAGTGGATCCAACAAGAAACGAACAACAATACCATAGCGTTTCTCATTACTCTTACGATGATGCTCAAAACCTCTTGGTGCACGCTTACGACATCCAGAATAATGGGCTGCAAGTGGAAAATTCGGAGCAAATTTTGCAAGACGCTCAATATCTGAAATCGTTCTTAGCAAGAAGTGCGACTCAATTGACAGAGTATGGTATTCAGCACTTACAGCAGCTACTTCAAGAGCATTCATACTCCGTATTTTTCCGTAACGATCATTTCTCCACCATTCATAAGAACAATGGCGGCTTATACGTCTTGGTCACCGACTTAGGTTTCAAGAAGGCTTCTAATATCGTGTGGCAGTCTTTGAAGTCCGTAAAGGGGAACCAGGACTCTTTCTTCACCTCTGAGTTCCTACTAACTACCCTTGAACAGGCCACTGCTTCGGGTTTGGACCCGAATAGCAACGGATCTCAActggatgaagaaacacCAATGACAGATGAACAGTTGGCCCGTCTAttgcaagaagaagaagacgcAAGGGCTGTAAGAGGTATTAGGTCGCGCCAAGATAGGAGGGCAGCTGCTACTGCCTCTTCAAATGAGGCCAAATCTGCTAAGAAGGgcaaaaataaaaaagccgaaaagaagaagaagaagaagtgCGTCATATTATAA
- the MPC1 gene encoding pyruvate transporter MPC1 (similar to uniprot|P53157 Saccharomyces cerevisiae YGL080W FMP37) yields the protein MSQPVQRAASQSLISKYINKETLKYVFTTHFWGPVSNFGIPIAAIYDLKKDPEMISGPMTLALVMYSGVFMRYSLAVTPRNFLLFGCHVVNETAQLVQGYRYLNHHYLGGKKADATDANVAKTA from the coding sequence ATGTCCCAACCAGTACAGAGAGCTGCTAGTCAatctttgatttccaaaTACATTAACAAGGAAACTTTAAAGTATGTCTTCACCACACATTTCTGGGGTCCAGTTTCAAACTTCGGTATCCCAATTGCTGCCATCTAcgatttgaagaaggatcCGGAGATGATTTCTGGACCTATGACGCTGGCTCTAGTGATGTACTCTGGTGTGTTTATGAGATATTCCCTAGCTGTTACCCCAAGGAACTTCTTGTTATTCGGTTGTCACGTTGTGAATGAAACAGCCCAACTTGTGCAAGGTTACAGATATTTAAACCATCATTATCTAGGTGGCAAGAAAGCTGACGCTACTGACGCCAATGTCGCCAAGACAGCCTAG
- the DDC1 gene encoding Ddc1p (similar to uniprot|Q08949 Saccharomyces cerevisiae YPL194W DDC1 DNA damage checkpoint protein part of a PCNA-like complex required for DNA damage response required for pachytene checkpoint to inhibit cell cycle in response to unrepaired recombination intermediates potential Cdc28p substrate), with the protein MSFRASINSTNEQTIWGKCLATLSQINPDVFITITENGVLISSMNATDTTMAKVRFPKSFFTEYHFEPKKIVFGESGVQQITDCNDILHTIYSFKANAKYLSLLSLKQEDTIKEYMLTIDNCDNCSETIANKLIIKMKTASLLTKEYQVNFDPLESVQIILSLKYKQKFLSVYNNKSKGRSLDPRLVDYFKSLQTELEHDMFNRGIANEHNIVSTVKNTPLTVNDEINFLSFDQSILRNFIDSIMSNVIEEIKLELTRHTLAIIGFTKAVYNMKSQGYLKQAVTVTNTCSANDLEHYCIFSTEKNDGSRPSSRSQSIKKSITFKLRDFKVFLNGLNCWKTNDMIRIWFCQPGDPILFEITKDGVVLELVQVTDTEGRVEEPEDSVTQFNLSPEKIVSPIKKDTVVKPDKLQRPESKQMLYPHTKRSLFITDEDGADDDDEDEEGRQFRFKRWGKQNSNTTPNSNTGSQSTPSNTTTEPSISEPVKRMRTTVEWGGTIESNNVGTDESHQREMNKAAYLNNLKRQAIQEDLNLQEEDDGMGPTQADRPKGLFDS; encoded by the coding sequence ATGTCATTTCGTGCTTCCATAAACAGCACGAATGAACAGACCATATGGGGTAAATGCTTGGCAACTCTTTCTCAAATAAACCCTGATGTCTTCATAACAATCACCGAAAATGGtgtattgatatcatcCATGAATGCAACAGACACGACCATGGCCAAGGTACGATTTCCTAAGTCGTTCTTTACAGAGTATCACTTCGAGCCGAAGAAGATTGTATTTGGTGAATCTGGAGTGCAGCAGATCACCGATTGTAATGACATTCTTCACACAATTTATAGTTTCAAAGCGAATGCAAAGTATCTTTCCCTATTATCACTTAAACAAGAGGATACAATTAAAGAATACATGTTAACTATCGACAATTGTGATAATTGTTCTGAAACTATAGCTAACAAACTCATAATCAAAATGAAGACAGCATCTTTGCTAACTAAAGAATATCAAGTTAATTTTGATCCATTGGAAAGTGTTCAGATCATATTAAGTCTGAAatataaacaaaaattCCTTTCAGTatacaacaacaaaagtAAGGGCAGATCATTAGATCCTCGGTTAGTGGattatttcaaatctttacaAACAGAATTAGAACATGATATGTTTAATAGAGGTATCGCCAATGAACACAATATTGTGAGCACAGTGAAAAATACACCGTTGACGGTTAACGACGAAATCAACTTCTTAAGTTTTGATCAATCAATACTAAGAAACTTCATTGACTCTATTATGTCTAATGTGATCGAGGAAATAAAATTGGAATTGACGAGACATACTCTAGCCATAATAGGATTTACAAAAGCCGTGTACAACATGAAAAGTCAAGGGTACCTCAAACAAGCAGTTACAGTAACGAATACATGTAGCGCAAATGATCTAGAACATTACTGCATATtttcaacagaaaaaaacGACGGTTCGAGACCTTCAAGCAGATCACAAAGTATTAAGAAGAGCATTACGTTCAAATTACGAGATTTCAAAGTATTCTTAAATGGACTTAATTGTTGGAAAACAAATGACATGATAAGAATCTGGTTTTGCCAACCTGGTGACCCCattctctttgaaataaCAAAAGATGGGGTTGTATTGGAATTAGTGCAGGTAACTGATACCGAGGGTAGGGTCGAAGAACCAGAGGATTCTGTCACCCAATTTAACCTGTCACCAGAAAAGATAGTTTCACCAATCAAGAAGGATACCGTAGTGAAACCAGATAAGCTTCAAAGGCCGGAAAGTAAGCAGATGCTGTATCCACATACAAAACGCTCACTATTTATAACGGATGAGGATGGagcagatgatgatgacgaagacgaagaagGAAGGCAATTCAGGTTTAAAAGGTGGGGGAAACAAAATAGTAACACTACTCCCAATTCAAACACTGGCTCCCAGTCAACACCATCGAACACAACAACCGAGCCGTCAATTAGCGAGCCAGTAAAGAGAATGAGAACAACTGTCGAATGGGGAGGAACAATTGAATCGAACAATGTCGGTACAGATGAATCTCatcaaagagaaatgaaCAAGGCTGCTTATCTaaataatttgaaaagacaaGCAATCCAAGAAGATCTCAATCTacaggaagaagatgatggcATGGGTCCCACACAAGCTGACAGACCTAAAGGTTTGTTCGACTCTTGA
- the RSA1 gene encoding Rsa1p (similar to uniprot|Q08932 Saccharomyces cerevisiae YPL193W RSA1 RiboSome Assembly) has protein sequence MNGQNVYNNSSQGGSVNNNLLQHTLQTTRMQYYPIPQMNQPNQYGVPAMQHAPMGMRYGTHHPFYPNPHQYQQSWYGFNQAQPPYVDVTKSSKINYDDEEEEEEEEVIEHQQSNLEANDKIEVPKKGPIKKFANTNLRNSALVENKIASDEDDKRKEEEDEEEEEASADEDIIETVKGSDLYIPGTSIVLKTEEDIAKWKEERRKMWLIKISNKKEMYREKFNVKDEDLNRNPLQESRKERYFIQNIQNQVKRFNYKPNLTIGLHQRILKEENGKILDFIKELGDANYLKYELTEEEKEVLFGGKDHKNDQNRRSNRRYDRQLNQRDTQYRNHSRKRPIDEV, from the coding sequence ATGAATGGTCAAAACGTGTACAATAACTCTTCACAGGGCGGATCTGTGAATAATAATCTTTTGCAACATACGTTACAAACCACGCGAATGCAGTATTATCCGATACCTCAGATGAATCAACCCAACCAATACGGTGTCCCCGCTATGCAGCATGCACCAATGGGAATGAGATATGGGACCCACCATCCTTTCTATCCGAATCCGCACCAGTATCAACAGAGCTGGTATGGTTTTAATCAAGCGCAACCGCCATACGTGGATGTTACAAAATCAAGCAAGATCAattatgatgatgaggaagaagaagaagaggaagaggtGATAGAGCACCAACAGTCAAATTTAGAGGCAAACGACAAAATCGAAGTACCCAAGAAGGGTCCTATCAAAAAGTTCGCCAATACCAATTTGAGGAATTCTGCTTTAGTTGAGAATAAAATAGCaagtgatgaagatgataaaaggaaagaagaagaagatgaagaagaagaagaagcttctgctgatgaagatatcatAGAAACCGTCAAAGGATCAGATCTGTATATACCTGGAACTTCAATAGTGCTTAAAACGGAGGAGGATATCGcaaaatggaaagaagagagaagGAAGATGTGGTTaataaagatttcaaataagaaagaaatgtaCAGAGAAAAGTTTAACGTCAAGGACGAAGACTTGAATCGTAATCCTCTCCAGGAGTCTAGAAAGGAGCGctattttattcaaaatatacAAAACCAAGTTAAAAGGTTTAATTATAAACCAAACTTGACGATAGGTCTTCATCAGAGAATCTTAAAAGAGGAAAACGGTAAGATCTTggatttcatcaaagaacttGGTGATGCCAATTATCTCAAATATGAACttacagaagaagaaaaagaggtGCTCTTTGGAGGCAAAGATCACAAGAATGACCAGAATAGACGCTCCAATAGGAGGTATGATAGGCAACTCAATCAACGTGATACTCAATACCGAAACCATTCAAGGAAAAGACCGATTGATGAGgtttga
- a CDS encoding uncharacterized protein (some similarities with YGL081w) — MYQFIKTPHTTRTIEFNGSHGIEVIIGKEVKEDESKHSSESNLIFDDDDLFVEHAKLVVKKLPPTNDEESLPMNIDSFRIYLESLGDADRIVDLESADSNTDGKIIDLKNGDRFGLVRLDEPVSVNQQRGAKLKFNLNIRPGAWPFNYRIVLTDVTDQKSPCTSRSSDFLDSIMQHVSDESDSENAWSKATDWNEEIKVEIGKEDEVVAVVDDTAPTVALKPTSDPSTLSSSKESSVSGNSHSRACIYINSDSDSDSGYDDHTFMDPEKKHHHFKCRYKRGRGNRSRWSTFRVNKAKGKKFGRKRRFDLYSGSLGFMLGSIGTLGVLATVANFVEG, encoded by the coding sequence ATGTATCAGTTTATTAAGACTCCGCACACAACAAGAACTATTGAATTTAATGGTTCTCATGGAATTGAGGTTATTATTGGGAAAGAAGTTAAGGAAGATGAAAGCAAGCATTCCAGCGAGTCCAATTTAatctttgatgatgatgaccTATTTGTTGAGCACGCTAAGCTTGTTGTTAAGAAACTCCCTCCGACGAATGATGAAGAGTCGCTTCCAATGAATATAGACTCATTCAGGATTTATTTAGAATCCTTAGGGGACGCGGATCGTATTGTGGATTTGGAATCAGCAGATTCCAATACAGATGGAAAGAtaattgatttgaaaaacgGTGATAGGTTTGGGTTAGTTAGATTAGATGAGCCGGTCTCAGTGAATCAACAACGGGGAGCCAAACTCAAATTCAACTTAAATATAAGACCAGGAGCTTGGCCTTTCAACTACAGAATTGTGCTTACTGATGTGACAGATCAAAAATCGCCATGTACATCAAGGTCAAGTGACTTTCTGGACTCCATCATGCAGCATGTTTCAGACGAATCTGATTCTGAGAACGCATGGTCCAAGGCAACCGATTGGAACGAGGAAAttaaagttgaaattggcAAGGAGGATGAAGTTGTTGCTGTGGTAGATGATACTGCGCCAACGGTAGCACTCAAGCCAACCTCTGACCCCAGTACACTGAGCTCGTCCAAGGAGTCGTCTGTTTCTGGTAACTCTCACTCTCGTGCATGCATTTACATCAACAGTGACAGCGACAGCGACAGTGGCTATGATGACCATACTTTTATGGATCCAGAGAAGAAGCACCATCACTTCAAATGCCGCTATAAGAGAGGAAGAGGGAACAGATCAAGGTGGTCGACGTTTAGGGTGAATAAGGCTAAGGGGAAGAAATTTGgtagaaagagaagatttGACTTATATAGTGGTTCATTAGGATTTATGTTGGGTTCCATTGGTACTTTGGGAGTTTTAGCTACTGTTGCAAATTTTGTCGAAGGATAA